The sequence AAGAGTCGAATtaaatttaatgttttatgctCTTAATTATTAATTACGAGCCGCCGGGACCTTTAGATGAAGATGAAAGGACGTTTTACCTTCAGTTTCTGGGGGAGCAACGACCGACATAGTTTAGACGGAACAAGACCTCCATCTAGCGGCCGGAAAGAGAGACAGCAATACGGCTACCCATGCACGTCACTGTCGTAAAAGAAATACACAGCGTGGACTCAACGCTTTACGTCAGTTTGTAATTTATGAAAACATGTCTTCATTGATTTGCAGCGAAACTCAAAGCAGGTAAATAATAACTGTTAATGTGTGTTCATTAAAACATAGCCGATGGATTTATCTGTCATGTTTTAACGGCTGTTTCTCATTAATCTAATATATAAAACGACTCGTAGATGTTCTGCTGTGTGTTTCAATCTCCTGTTAGGTAGACTAGTAGTGTTGACTGTGGGTTTTGTCCTGTTTCAGGGTGAGCTCGGTGCTAAACAGAGATGTGAAGCAATATGGAAAGAAGTACATGTTTGATCTCAACGAAGAGACGTGCTGGAACTCAGACCAGGTAAAACTACagtatcataataataataataataattttatttgtagagcacttttcaagcaCAAATTGCTTTCCAAGGAAATTCACATAATATACAACAGAATacactgaaacataaataattaaataaaaagcaataaaataaagaaacaagcacATGCATATTCATACAGTTACATATGCGCATATATACACATCAGCACACAAGCATACAAAAGACTATAATTCAGCTGATTGAGTGCATATTTGCACAAAATATCACCGTACGACCCTGTAAAATGGCAAAAATCTCACTTGTAAGTCCATAACTGCACAAGCAAAAAATAACCCATTAAGATCAtctcaaataaaacaatgtttaaatcatcagaatcagaatcgtatttattgccaggtgtaaaaggtatacactaggaatttgctttggttatgttggtgcaagtcaagacagtataataacaaaagaaaattGTTCATGAAGTTAAATCATAAGTATatgaaggaaggaaaaaatatatagaatcGTCCAgatacattcacatattttcacattcaacatcaataatgaaaatttTAAATCACACTGGACCGAGTTGGATGATAGACCTAGAAATGTCGGGGACCAACTCAACAGCTAGCAATTAATAATCTAAAGCAGGATTATTCAAAGGAATATAATTAAGTAAAAGATGCAGGTTATTtgtaaaaagcaaacaaaaaacatgtaataAAACTTTCATTTAGGTTTACAGAAGTTCACATTTTAGTTAAGTCCACCAGGCTGTTAGATGTCTACCTGTTAAGTGACAACATACTGGAGGACATGGCTGTAAATCTTAACAATTTGctgtttgaatattttaaaattgtttGCTTTGCTGCTCATTTCAgactaaaaaaatatttctataaTACCTCTAAACAAAGCAAAATGGCACAACTTCCTgccttcacaaaaaaaaagatgctgcaAAATGTGACTCAAGAGCAATATACAGAGGAATTTGCAAGTGTTAACAATGTGCAGTGTtaataaaggataaataaagGGGATTTTAAAAAGGTTAATGATAAAAATTAACGtccacaaaacaaacaacccGAGCCATTTCTTCCTGGAAGTCTAATTATTGTCTTCACCGGTCTTCCAAAACAATCACATCATATCACCCCAGTAGTTTTAGCCAACCTGCACTTTCTCTCAGTGTCTTTTAGGATtgattttaaagttattttttacttGTTAATGCTCATAATAATAGTTTGGGTGATGTTCCTGAATCTGTTTCACCACCATCCACAATTTGTTTTCAGTGTTGAGCAGCTCCTTTTTCCTGCATTGCGTTGTGGGAGACAAGTGTGCATCAACAGCACACTTACAAATAGAGCATTTAGTATGTATACTGACTGAACTGAACTTTTCCTTTCGTTTTATTCttatattttacatgttttattgttcTTATGACTTccttagttttatttttgtcttttacatATTCTATTTATTGTTAGCATACCTGTTTTTGTTACTTATTTGATTGCTTGGTTTTATTGTGCAGTATTTGCACTGGTTTTAATTTGCCTGATTATCttttttattcactttattGCAAAGCAATTTGAACTCCACTTCCTGtataaaaggtgctatataaatacagttttaTTATCATATACTAATTATCATAGCACTCTATTTTTGCAGTTAATATACAAGAAACCAACATACTTTCAAACTGTGACTTTAGAATGACACCTAAACTCATACAGTATACTGCAAAAATGTTTTCTCCAAAAATCTATTAGTTATGTTTAGTTTTCTGCGATGCTCCTGAATCTGTTTCACCACCATCCACAATTTGTTTTCAGGGTTGAgcagtgcattgtgggagaCAAGTGTACATCAACAGCACACTCAAAGATTAAGCGCTTGTTAGTATGCATACCggctgatttatatttatttagtcaATTTTCCAGTGTGAACACACTACATATTACAAAGACTTCCCACAGACACCTGAATGTTATACTGCACATGTCCTAGTGAGTCATCATCAGCATTGTGTCTTTGACAGGGTGAATGTCAGTGGGTGTCTCTGGAGTTCCCCCAATCTGTCAAGGTGTCCGAGTTAAAGGTCCAGTTCCAGGGAGGCTTCTCAGCAAAAACATGCAGACTAGATGGTAAAACTCAAGAGATTACATTTTCCAACTGTAAGCCTCATCACATCACAATTGTTTCCTGATCCACCACCTTCTCATTTTAGTGTTTCCTATTACAGACAAGATGTGACAAGATACGGTAAAtgatttttccacttgtgcttCCTACAGGTTGCCCAAAAGATGGAGCCTTTACAGAGATCAGCCATTTGTATCCAGAGGACGACAACTCTCTTCAGATATCCTTCAGTCTTACTGTACATTAGATTGATAACCCTGTAAAGGATTTTTTAATTCGATGCCAAATGGGggagaaacattttaaaatagtaAACCTTATATTTTCTACAATACATCATTATTTACCAGTAATCAAGTTAGCTATAAATGTtacatttaaaggtccagtgtgtaggatttcaggggctctattggtagaaatggatattataatattcataactatgttttccttagcttagaatgagcccttcatgtctACATAGGAAGCGGGTCCTCCTCACGGAGTTTGCGATGTtaagtagcccagaacggacaaaccaaacactgcctCTAGagacctgaaggccaccgtagttctccctacgcgcttggaaagggaggggtgagcggaggggtattcagttggttgcaatctgcaacctcactgaaTCCTGCTCCTTTATCTCTTCATTCAACTGCATTAATCATTTACAACCAATGATAATGTGTGCCATAAATCATCTTTAGGCTGAACAAAACCACTGTATCagacaaatattgtttttcCATCACCAACTTCTTTAACCACATAGTTAACGTACTACTAAATCAATgctttaatgcattataattCAGCCTGTCTGTCTACACCGGGGTTATTCCAGCAGCTGAAGCTGTACCTGTCACTCTAGGAATACAGTGTGTTTCCTGTCACCGTTTCTAGATGGTTCATAATAAGTATCAGACAATATTTTCCTGGACATGCTTTTCATTATTGCCATGCTTATCTTGTTCTTAACTCCACACCCACAGCTTTCCCATACAGGAGGCCCCGGCAGTGGACAAAGTAAAAATAATGTTTGAGAATAGTGCCGACTTTTTTGGGAGAATTATTGTTTATTCCTTGGACGTCCTGGGGGAAAAAACCTcatgaccatttttttttttttaatcctctcGTGAGAGAGGAAGTGACTCCTGAGTAAAGTGCAGGATGGTGTGGTGGCACTTGGGAAGTTCATCTGCGCTGCCACCTCATGAACTGATGTGAATGTGGCCTTTTTTGGTATGGACGCTTTCAGGGATCTGTCAAGCCATCTCACTCTTCATCACTCGGACACACAAGGCTTGCAGTCTGAATCTGAGCTTTAATTGCAGACTTAATGggattcttttgttttttaaagcacTTGATATCATGCTCTCTGTACTTATATTGTGCCTTTGAGTTGAAGCCTCATTCCAGTtgaacacaacagtataaaaataaagttttattaaaacatgttcACAGTCCTTTTTTGCTGTCCTTCAGCCAAACAAAAATAATTCTGCTGCACATCAACGTATTTTAGTCCTTGTTTGTACAAAGTTTTTGTACACTGTAATGCACACAAATGGAATAAaccatttataaaataaaaaatgtagtttACCCAGTGTAAATGTCTCTGCATATGCACCCATCTATTACAATGACTTGTTATTGTGACAGAGGTCTTGGTCATTTCACCACCGATCATAGCTGCTTGTAGATCTCAGATCAACAGACTGTCCTTTCCAGCTATTTATTTGAACTACTGTCATGTTGTTGGCTTGTAGAGCTTCAGGATATGGTCCTCCAGCACTTTCTGAACtaggaaacaaaataaatgaaaatgttgattcagcaaaacattttttttacagtaatctcttacaaaaaaagaaaacgtatTTGTCAGATATAAGAAGATGATACATACTCTTTTTGTGTCCAAGGGCAACAGCCAAGGCCATTGGACTGTACCCAGAGTCGGATTCAATGGTCATGTCTGCCCCTTTGGCTTAAAGAGAGTACAGTAATGGCAATTAAAGAATTCAGACAGAATTAATCGGGACTTTACATCATAGACATGCAATGTACCTAAGAGAGCCTCTACACATTTGATGTGGTTCCCTCGTACAGCATAAAGAAGAGGAGTTCCACCATTCTGAAGAAAAAATACAAGacttcattaaaaacaaaaaatgttaaaCCATCTTAATGTGTGTTGGCTTGCCATAACGAATAAATCTTGTGATTTGTGATGCCATGTCAGATGTAAAGAAAGTCATGACGTACCCAGTCATAAGTGTCGATGTCTACACCATGTCTGAGAAGAGACTCAACAATGTCCACATAACCTCCAGAGCTGGCTAGCGTCAGGGCACTCTCCCGCTCCCTCGCAATCGTTTTGGGGTCTGCGCCctaaaacagaaacatcaatGAGAGAGCGCATTTTGATATATTTGCAAGTCTTTCTGGACGATAGTCGGTTTACTTAATCTAACCTTTTCCAAGAGAAAATCCACCACTGCTTTCTCTCCAAACGCTGCTGCCCACATGAGAGGCGTAAAGCCCCGTTCATCCTGTTTGCTCAGCAGTGAGCTGtctgcaaaataaaacaggtcATCAGTAGGAAGTTTGTACAATTCAATGCCAGACAAAATGTGCATTGTGTTGTAGTGCTTGGTGACATCCAGGTTCCTCACCTTTACTCAGGTGTGCAGCCACTTGTGAAACCTCGCCTTGAGCTGCCAACTGGTGTATGGACAGAGCTGATGGAAATAAAATCTTAATTACTTCATATGCTAAAGACAATGAAAATACTATGATTGCTTGTCTAGCACAGagtctcaaagtggggtccgcgaaataatttgctataaattataaaattgtgctgcatCATTAAAGTCCATATCTACAGATGgagaccatttgcaccaataaaataAGCATATTGtatccattactcccacccacgttagctctGGACCGATAGAGACTATGATATGATTGTAACACACaacaataagttcattatttttaagttgaagcacttactgaaagtcagctttagactggtagATTTAAATATCTGggtttattaggactatgccagtcttgctactgttcattttctgaaagcttttaagatcaattacttgaaatgtagctataaatgctgtcaagttgagtccaaatgcaatttgattAAAATCACCCTACTtttaaaaggtaaataaatggtattaacattcaataataTTGCAAATTTCCCAGCAGTGGGACTAATAAAagattatctcatcttatcttaacatgattcaaatggaaatgtgtttctgtttatcactaggaaacagttttagaatacaaatagcaCCTATGGCATGCTTGGTATGCATTATGCATAATCTGTGTTACATTTAAGacggggtccttggaaaatgttctcccctgtaaggggtccctggacTAGCACACCATTTTGTCAGCCCTTTGCCACCAGAGCATCTTTGCCTTTACTTACAGTCTAATGTTGCTGGACGTAGTGTAACCTCATTCCCACGCTGCTTGTTGGTCAGAGTGGTGGGGTGTATGAACAAACCCTCTTCATCCACATCCATGTTTTCTGGAGACACTGGACCAAgcagataaagaaaaaaacagaacagagcagagcagccagATTAGTTCTTCATTGTTCTTTCTGTGCTAATGTGTTTGAGATGAGTATAAGATACTTTCTGGAAAAGGAAATATTCCTGAGCAGTTCAAGACCAATTTGAAAGCAAATTCTCGagtccattcttactcaacccCGTCAATCTttagatcttcatcctccaaAATTtctcactagtagaggtcaattTTTGATAAAATTTAGAGGtaccaaattatggagtagctttgCACATCTATCAAAAATCTGTTCATCTATTAAATCTTTCAAAAGATGCGTAAAAGGTCAGTTAACTACTGTTTTATAactgcttttccccatgttgtcaaACTAGGCTTGTTTTTCTCACTCATGAGGTATGATTACTATTGCTCAGGAGTCAATGTAGATATTTAAACCTATAtcctcacaaacacaaacacgcacactcaCATTTTCTTattcacatcacacacatttcttgtctttttttaatatatatatatatatatatatttatttattgtttatatatatatatatatatatatatatatatatatatttattgtttatatatatatatatatattaaaaaaagacaagaaatgtgtgtgatgtgaatAAGAAAATGtgagtgtgcgtgtttgtgtttgtgaggaTATAGGTTTAAATATCTACATTGACTCCTGTTTGTCCTCATTAATCTTGTGTTCTCTATCATTGTGAAGTTTTAGCATTatttaggtggaggcttcaaatAAACCCAGTGGgatttttgcctcttcctgcactgtatatcattttttatgtttttgttatgtttgtgtcgtcttaatttgtgcaaaataaataaattcatacgTAGAGCTAGTTTACTAATGTTCTGATCTTTACATTTcgcttgttttgtctttttcttgttttattgacaAAATGATAGCAACCAAATAAAGAGTAAAGATGATCCACAGCCATGTCAGTGAACGCAACGCTGTTTAACTGATTATTTTAAGACTGCAAACATCGGGTGACAGATGTTACACAGACATAAAAAGGTACTGATACCATTGGATCTCTCATCTCTGGACTCGGAAGGACAAACATCAGCGTTAGATGACCGATTATGTTGTCCATCTGCAGCCTCTTCATCACCTCTGGCCTCCATGATCactgcaataaaaaacaacacataaacTACTAAATAACGTGGTGCCAAAAGTAGTttataaagcacaaaacacGCTCCACTCACCACATGCAGCCTCACAGTCTAATTCGCGCTATAATAACTTCCTTTTCGGGGAAACTGAAAGTAAATAATAATCGCGTGGCACAATGAGTCTTTTTTTCGCCATCCAAGAGTACCGAGATACATTACTTATCAGCTCAGTTGATTAGCTATTTAATAAAATcaattattttaacacaagaAACGAATTATTCAACCCGTGTGTAGCGCATCGCAGCGTTTTGgtactatttatttttcaagGCAGAACTGATTTTTCTTAATCGATGTTTCTATTCGGAATATTTTCATTGTGGCACATGACAACAAAAATACGGAAGTAGAATCAGCTGACACCACGCTCGTTCTAGCTAGCTgcgttgtgttgttgttatCAGCTTCTGACTGTTATCAGCCTGCACTATGGAGGATCAGGAGATGCAACTGAAAGTTAGACGAGGTAAACATTAACTTAAATGAATCAGTAAACAACTTACCTCATTGTTATCTACGCGACGCTGCGATgagctagttagctgttagccgctaagctaagctaatgctAACACAGCCAGTGTTTACATCTCTACTTGTCCAGATCCAGAGCTGCTGGGTGTTGTCCTTTCGCCTGTTTTAATGATTTTCTAACACGGGTGGTGTATTCTCTGCATGTGTCTGTACTTGTTTGTACTCTCCAGTGACTGATAAATTCACGGAGAGCATGTACGTGCTGGCTAACGAGCCGTCAGTGGCTCTCTACAGGCTGCAGGAACACGTCAGAAGGTCCCTGCCTGAACTGGTGCAACACAAGGTATATACACCCtgttgtattgttgttgttggagagaaaaatataaatgtaaaacaacTAGTTAAAGGGGAAATCAAGTGCAAAAAATGCACCATATtctgttatataaatacaaacactGAGTACcattactttaataataatgcagataataatgcactatactcatttttaacagtctcttctgcactacagtcattttaatagtcgtgtatcacagctgttaccctgcactatattcagttttaacagttttcttcatctccttgtatttttatatctggtatattttcttgtactttgcactactaacttttttactgcctttttactaacatgttttgcactatggaactgtgatgctggaaactttaatttcccttgggatcaataaagtcaccatctatctatctatctatctatctatctatctatctttatcatatcatatattagTCTGCTGTACACTGTTTACATAGACTTGTTGACCACTGTCACTTTGCCATATCATTTCTCTCTAAATGCTCTTGTGTAGTTTCTATTTgcattctgtttttattttagtttatgtacctcttattatttatttctgtcactttctatacttgtctgtatttatttctgtcccTGTACTGCTGCAACAACCAAAATTGCCCCCtgctggggatcaataaagattTATCTTAATCCTATTCCAATAACCTGACGGGTATATTTGTATAAAgaatagggctgacccgaacacttcgaagcttcgaccattgccatgaTAATCAATTTACGAATCGGTATtcaaatgcttcgttttttgttttttaaatatatataaatatgtaataataaagtataaatcacaAACTAGCCCATGAattaaggaataatcccacacaattatgaattattcatattcaacatgaattattattagttattctcagacggatattgctgtttgttgtgtgtagaggcgTGTgcgtacagtagtgcggcagcagcAATGACCCTGGCACTGaaatgggggagatggagacagacagacagaagaacatgtcagcctgctgcactgcaataccttcgaatatttctcaccgaagcttcgaagcccaaaaaatgctgttcgggacagccctaatcagGAAACAAACAACTGTGAATGCCACAAAATTAGGGCTATTTGGGGTTTTGAACATTcttattacatatataaaaacaaaacaaaaaaaacgaagcatttgaatactgatttggaggtcgattgccatggcaacggtcaacgcttcaaagcattcgggtcagccctacacAAAATAGTGGGTGGTTCATATGGACtttaataatgcacacagtaaACAACACAACCCTCACAAGTCTGTTGACCTGCTCCTTGTTTTATCTTTAGATGACATCATCAGTATGGCTGCTATTCAACTATAGACCACAGTTATTTaaatcaagtatttaaaacGGAGGTGCACAATAGTAAagaaataacatgtatgaattctACTTTAGGCTGTATTTCCCCTAAATGGGTTTGGTCTCTGTTCTTACTTTCTGACTTCTGTTCAAGCCTCAAAagcttttgtgtttgttgttgaagTTTTCATCCACTTTCAAATTAGAAGCATAGCATTAGTGATGGAGATCGTATCTTTGGTGGTAAAACATAATATGCTTTGCAACTACTAGTAGTTGATGGTTGTATTCCTCACACAGACGGACATGCAGAGCTGGGAGGAGCAGAGTCAAGGAGCCATCTACTCTGTAGAGTACGCATGCAGGTGAGGAGAAGCACAGACCTCCATATTTGCAGGATCCCACTGTCATGTCATGACTGTTAACACTTTCAttgatctgttttttttttttttttgcagtgccGTGAAGAGCATGACAAACAGCAGCTTGTATTTCAAAAACATT comes from Sebastes fasciatus isolate fSebFas1 chromosome 5, fSebFas1.pri, whole genome shotgun sequence and encodes:
- the nr2c2ap gene encoding nuclear receptor 2C2-associated protein gives rise to the protein MSSLICSETQSRVSSVLNRDVKQYGKKYMFDLNEETCWNSDQGECQWVSLEFPQSVKVSELKVQFQGGFSAKTCRLDGCPKDGAFTEISHLYPEDDNSLQSFPIQEAPAVDKVKIMFENSADFFGRIIVYSLDVLGEKTS
- the rfxank gene encoding DNA-binding protein RFXANK, producing MEARGDEEAADGQHNRSSNADVCPSESRDERSNVSPENMDVDEEGLFIHPTTLTNKQRGNEVTLRPATLDSLSIHQLAAQGEVSQVAAHLSKDSSLLSKQDERGFTPLMWAAAFGEKAVVDFLLEKGADPKTIARERESALTLASSGGYVDIVESLLRHGVDIDTYDWNGGTPLLYAVRGNHIKCVEALLAKGADMTIESDSGYSPMALAVALGHKKIQKVLEDHILKLYKPTT
- the borcs8 gene encoding BLOC-1-related complex subunit 8 isoform X1 produces the protein MEDQEMQLKVRRVTDKFTESMYVLANEPSVALYRLQEHVRRSLPELVQHKTDMQSWEEQSQGAIYSVEYACSAVKSMTNSSLYFKNIDGLLRQAISMKEKISSSQGRSLHDVTPSPSPLVSAPHAPPTSS
- the borcs8 gene encoding BLOC-1-related complex subunit 8 isoform X3 — its product is MEDQEMQLKVRRVTDKFTESMYVLANEPSVALYRLQEHVRRSLPELVQHKTDMQSWEEQSQGAIYSVEYACSAVKSMTNSSLYFKNIDGLLRQAISMKEKISSSQGRSPLVSAPHAPPTSS
- the borcs8 gene encoding BLOC-1-related complex subunit 8 isoform X2, whose translation is MEDQEMQLKVRRVTDKFTESMYVLANEPSVALYRLQEHVRRSLPELVQHKTDMQSWEEQSQGAIYSVEYACSAVKSMTNSSLYFKNIDGLLRQAISMKEKISSSQGRRKRTMDSGMLKEGGEKHSSGM